One part of the Phoenix dactylifera cultivar Barhee BC4 chromosome 4, palm_55x_up_171113_PBpolish2nd_filt_p, whole genome shotgun sequence genome encodes these proteins:
- the LOC103723500 gene encoding vesicle-associated protein 4-2-like has translation MMAIADKKTEPSDGKVWSLCRMPFWQSGGGGGGGGAGSSSSSSSSSSVGHHRPSQGQASQVDGSGGHHQSSGGHHQSSGGHHHSSGSGSVSSVARSLLPSRRRLRLDPANKLYFPYEPGKQAKSAVRIKNISKSHVAFKFQTTSPKSCFMRPPGAILSPGESIIATVFKFVEQPENNEKIIDQKSNVKFKIVSLKVKGPMEYVPELFDELKDQAAAEQILKVIFLDPERPCPQLEKLKHQLAEAEAALETRKKPAEDTGPKIVGEGLVIDEWKERRERYLARQQVEAVDSV, from the exons ATGATGGCGATAGCGGACAAGAAAACTGAGCCGTCGGATGGGAAGGTCTGGAGCCTGTGCCGGATGCCGTTCTGGcagagcggcggcggcggcggcggcggaggtgcgggatcgtcgtcgtcgtcgtcgtcgtcgtcgtcggtgGGTCACCACCGGCCGAGTCAAGGTCAGGCGAGCCAGGTGGACGGATCGGGCGGCCACCACCAGAGCTCGGGAGGCCACCACCAGAGCTCAGGCGGCCACCACCATAGCTCGGGCAGCGGATCGGTTTCATCGGTGGCGAGGTCGCTTCTGCCCAGCCGCCGCCGGCTTCGCCTCGATCCGGCCAACAAGCTCTACTTCCCTT ATGAACCTGGTAAGCAGGCTAAAAGTGCAGTCAGGATAAAAAACATCAGCAAGTCTCATGTAGCATTTAAG TTTCAAACAACTTcaccaaaaagctgtttcatgCGTCCTCCTGGGGCCATACTTTCTCCGGGCGAGAGTATCATAGCAACTG TTTTCAAGTTTGTGGAGCAACCAGAGAACAATGAGAAAATCATAGATCAGAAAAGCAATGTTAAGTTTAAAATTGTCAGCTTAAAGGTAAAAGGACCAATGGAATATGTACCAGAACTG TTTGATGAGCTGAAAGATCAGGCTGCAGCGGAGCAGATTCTAAAGGTTATATTCTTGGATCCAGAACGCCCCTGCCCT CAATTGGAAAAGCTGAAGCACCAACTGGCTGAGGCTGAGGCGGCACTTGAGACGCGCAAGAAACCTGCTGAAGACACTGGCCCCAAAATAGTGGGTGAAGGGCTTGTTATAGATGAATGG AAAGAACGAAGGGAACGATACCTTGCTCGTCAGCAGGTTGAGGCGGTTGACTCAGTGTAA